A window of the Procambarus clarkii isolate CNS0578487 chromosome 19, FALCON_Pclarkii_2.0, whole genome shotgun sequence genome harbors these coding sequences:
- the LOC138366367 gene encoding nascent polypeptide-associated complex subunit alpha, muscle-specific form-like: MSWRPHHALWGPHHALWGPHRALWGPHHAPLGATPRPLGATPRPLGATPRPLGATPRPLGATPRPLGATPRPLGATPRPLGATPRPLGATPRPSGGHTAPSGGHTTPSGGHTTPSGGHTTPSGGHTTPSGGHTTPSGGHTTPSGGHSTPSGGHTTPSGGHTTPSGGHTTPSGGHTTPSGGHTTPSGGHTTPSGGHTTPSGGHSTPSGGHTTPSGGHTTPSGGHTTPSGGHTTPSGGHTTPSGGHTTPCGGHTTPCGGHTTPCGGHSAPSGGHTTRSGGHTTPSGGHTTPSGGHTTPSGGHTTPSGGHTTPSGGHTTPSGGHTTPSGGHTTPYGGHTAPSGGLTAPSGGLTAPSGSHNTPSGGHTTPSGGHTTPSRGHTTPSGGHTTPSGGHTTPSGGHTTPSGGHTTPSGGHTTPDLS; encoded by the exons ATGTCCTGGCGGCCACACCACGCCCTCTGGGGGCCACACCACGCCCTCTGGGGGCCACACCGCGCCCTCTGGGGGCCACACCACGCCCCTCTGGGGGCCACACCGCGCCCTCTGGGGGCCACACCACGCCCTCTGGGGGCCACACCACGCCCTCTGGGGGCCACACCACGCCCTCTGGGGGCCACACCACGCCCTCTGGGGGCCACACCACGCCCTCTGGGGGCCACACCACGCCCTCTGGGGGCCACTCCACGCCCTCTGGGGGCCACACCACGCCCCTCTGGGGGCCACACCGCGCCCTCTGGGGGCCACACCACGCCCTCTGGGGGCCACACCACGCCCTCTGGGGGCCACACCACGCCCTCTGGGGGCCACACCACGCCCTCTGGGGGCCACACCACGCCCTCTGGGGGCCACACCACGCCCTCTGGGGGCCACTCCACGCCCTCTGGGGGCCACACCACGCCCTCTGGAGGCCACACCACGCCCTCTGGGGGCCACACCACGCCCTCTGGGGGCCACACCACGCCCTCTGGGGGCCACACCACGCCCTCTGGGGGCCACACCACGCCCTCTGGGGGCCACACCACGCCCTCTGGGGGCCACTCCACGCCCTCTGGGGGCCACACCACGCCCTCTGGAGGCCACACCACGCCCTCTGGGGGCCACACCACGCCCTCTGGGGGCCACACCACGCCCTCTGGGGGCCACACCACGCCCTCTGGGGGCCACACCACGCCCTGTGGGGGCCACACCACGCCCTGTGGGGGCCACACCACGCCCTGTGGGGGCCATTCCGCGCCCTCTGGGGGCCACACCACGCGCTCTGGCGGTCACACCACGCCCTCTGGGGGCCACACCACGCCCTCTGGCGGCCACACCACGCCCTCTGGGGGCCACACCACGCCCTCTGGGGGCCACACCACGCCCTCTGGCGGCCACACCACGCCCTCTGGGGGCCACACCACGCCCTCTGGCGGCCACACCACGCCCTATGGCGGCCACACCGCGCCCTCTGGGGGCCTCACCGCGCCCTCTGGGGGCCTCACCGCGCCCTCTGGGAGCCACAATACGCCCTCTGGGGGCCACACCACGCCCTCTGGGGGCCACACCACGCCCTCTCGGGGCCACACCACGCCCTCTGGCGGCCACACCACGCCCTCTGGGGGCCACACCACGCCCTCTGGCGGCCACACCACGCCCTCTGGGGGCCACACTACGCCCTCTGGGGGCCACACTACGCCAG ACTTATCTTAG